The Candidatus Poribacteria bacterium genome includes the window CGAACCTTGGACCTCAAACGATACCACGCCGATGCGTATGCAAGCCGCGGCGATGCTTATCGAGCGTTAAATGAAACGCAACATGCGCTTGCAGATTACTCCGCCTCGCTCAAAAAAAGGTGGGATGCCCGTGTCCTGCGAAGGCGGGCACAGACCTATCTCGAACAGGGCGACATTCAGAATGCCCTCACTGACTACAACACTGTGATTAAACGACAGCCGAGTGCCATGGCTTACTACATCCGCGGCAATGCCTACCTTCAACTCTCCATCAAAGGGAACACGAGTTATTTAAAACTTGGATTGGCAGATCTGGATCAAGCGATTGCTTTGGAACCGCGCTTCGCCAGTGCCTACATCAACCGGGCACGAATTTACGATCGCGCCGGAGAACAGACATCAGCAACCGCCGATTATATGAATGCTGTAGAACTGCTCACCGAAGCAATCAAGACGTGGCAAGGTGAGCCGAATGCACTTATACAGGTTTACCTCTGGCGCGCCTTCACTTACCAAAAATTGGGCAAAACTGAGAAGGCACAAAACGATCTGCACGAAATGAATAAACACATCTTTAGTTTTTTTCTTGAAAAAAGTAAAAAATTGTGATATATTTAATAAGGGTGACGTTTTAGCATTTCGCTTGACTTTCTTCTACTTTTGTAGGCTGATTTGCTGTCAAGAAACTGCTTCTACTGCACAACTCATAACTTAAAAAAATTGATTTTATCTTTAGGAGGCAATTAGAATTAATATGACCGGAGAAGCATTGGGTTTGGTTGAAACGAGAGGCTTGGTCGGGAGCATTGAAGCTGCTGATGCTATGGTGAAGGCGGCGAATGTCCGACTTATTGGTTACGAGCAGATTGGTGCTGGTTACGTGACTGTCATGG containing:
- a CDS encoding tetratricopeptide repeat protein, yielding MRPLIYIMTPVLILTIVLASRFVTWDAIKGAKPQAQANVQQGTLSLREWKIPDAIAAFTRAIEIESKYAEAYVKRGLAYYRMGQYKAAIADYTRTLDLKRYHADAYASRGDAYRALNETQHALADYSASLKKRWDARVLRRRAQTYLEQGDIQNALTDYNTVIKRQPSAMAYYIRGNAYLQLSIKGNTSYLKLGLADLDQAIALEPRFASAYINRARIYDRAGEQTSATADYMNAVELLTEAIKTWQGEPNALIQVYLWRAFTYQKLGKTEKAQNDLHEMNKHIFSFFLEKSKKL
- a CDS encoding BMC domain-containing protein, encoding MTGEALGLVETRGLVGSIEAADAMVKAANVRLIGYEQIGAGYVTVMVRGDVGAVKAATDVGAEAAARVGEVVSVHVIPRPHTEVETMLEKA